Proteins from a genomic interval of Lysobacter arenosi:
- the kdpB gene encoding potassium-transporting ATPase subunit KdpB, producing the protein MAGLDAAALRTSLIDSFRKLSPRQAVKSPVMAIVLLGTILSALITAAVPGNTAFGVAVTLTLFVTVLFANFAEAVAEARGRGQAASLRAARRDLVARRLNGKTRVGGESRVAAATLRPGDRVIVSAGELVPADGEIVEGVATINEAAVTGESAPVLREAGTDRSGVIGGTKVLSDEIVVEVSAEPGHSFLDRMIALVEGANRQKTPNEIALTMLLAAMTLTFLIVVATLPALAGFVGAKIDPLLLIALLVCLIPTTIGGLLPAIGIAGMNRALQANVLAKSGKAVEVAGDVDVLLLDKTGTITHGDRQATVFHPLAGVDMSQLRDAALLSSLADPTPEGKSIVRLARELKSTVPEPEKAHYVQFTAQTRMSGVDIPLGGRDGRIIRKGAGDSIAQHVQALGGQVVPELAARIEQVARGGATPLVVAEGRHILGVIELSDVVKHGVKERFARLRAMGVRTVMITGDNPLTAAAIAAEAGVDDYIAEARPEDKLARIRAEQAGGRMVAMVGDGTNDAPALAQADVGLAMNSGTQAAKEAGNMVDLDSDPAKLLAVVEVGKQQLITRGALTTFSLANDVSKYFAILPALFAAAIPQMAALNVMHLSSPTNAVMAALVFNAIIIPALIPLALAGVRFKPASAVSLLRRNMLVYGVGGVLLPFAAIKLIDLALVAVGF; encoded by the coding sequence GTGGCCGGCCTCGACGCCGCAGCCCTGCGCACGTCGCTGATCGATTCCTTCCGCAAGCTGTCGCCGCGCCAGGCGGTGAAGAGTCCCGTCATGGCGATCGTGCTGCTCGGCACGATCCTGTCGGCGCTCATTACCGCAGCGGTTCCCGGCAATACCGCCTTCGGCGTCGCGGTGACACTGACCCTGTTCGTGACAGTGCTGTTCGCCAACTTCGCCGAAGCGGTGGCCGAAGCGCGCGGCCGTGGCCAGGCGGCCTCGCTGCGTGCGGCACGGCGCGACTTGGTTGCGCGTCGCCTCAACGGCAAGACCCGCGTTGGCGGTGAGAGCCGAGTCGCGGCGGCAACGCTGCGCCCGGGCGACCGCGTCATTGTCTCGGCCGGTGAACTGGTGCCGGCCGATGGCGAGATCGTCGAAGGCGTGGCCACCATCAACGAGGCGGCGGTCACCGGCGAGTCCGCACCGGTACTGCGCGAGGCTGGCACCGACCGCTCCGGCGTGATCGGCGGCACCAAGGTGCTCTCCGACGAGATCGTCGTCGAAGTCAGCGCCGAGCCCGGTCACAGCTTCCTCGACCGCATGATCGCTCTCGTTGAAGGCGCCAACCGGCAGAAGACGCCGAACGAGATCGCGCTGACGATGCTGCTGGCGGCGATGACGCTGACCTTCCTGATCGTCGTCGCCACCCTGCCCGCACTGGCCGGTTTCGTCGGCGCCAAGATCGATCCGCTGCTGCTGATCGCGCTGCTGGTGTGCCTGATCCCGACCACGATCGGCGGCCTGCTGCCGGCGATCGGCATTGCCGGCATGAACCGTGCGCTGCAGGCCAACGTGCTGGCGAAGTCGGGCAAGGCGGTGGAAGTCGCCGGCGACGTCGACGTGCTGCTGCTCGACAAGACCGGCACGATCACGCATGGCGATCGCCAGGCCACGGTGTTCCATCCGCTCGCCGGCGTCGACATGAGCCAGCTGCGCGATGCCGCGCTGCTCTCTTCGCTGGCCGACCCGACGCCGGAAGGAAAGTCGATCGTGCGCCTGGCTCGCGAGCTCAAGAGCACCGTACCCGAGCCGGAGAAGGCCCACTACGTGCAGTTCACCGCGCAGACCCGCATGTCGGGCGTAGACATCCCGCTTGGGGGCCGCGACGGCCGCATCATCCGCAAGGGCGCCGGCGATTCGATTGCCCAGCACGTGCAGGCACTGGGTGGCCAGGTCGTTCCGGAGCTGGCCGCGCGCATCGAGCAGGTCGCACGTGGCGGCGCCACGCCGCTGGTGGTCGCCGAAGGCCGCCACATCCTGGGCGTGATCGAGCTGTCGGACGTGGTCAAGCACGGCGTCAAGGAACGCTTCGCCCGCTTGCGTGCGATGGGCGTGCGCACGGTGATGATCACCGGCGACAACCCGCTCACCGCCGCCGCGATTGCCGCGGAGGCCGGTGTCGACGACTACATCGCCGAGGCAAGGCCCGAAGACAAGCTCGCCCGCATCCGCGCCGAGCAGGCCGGCGGCCGCATGGTGGCGATGGTCGGCGACGGCACCAACGACGCGCCGGCGCTGGCCCAGGCCGACGTCGGACTGGCGATGAACTCGGGCACGCAGGCAGCCAAGGAAGCCGGCAACATGGTCGACCTGGATTCCGATCCTGCGAAGCTGCTGGCGGTGGTCGAGGTCGGCAAGCAGCAGTTGATCACCCGTGGCGCGCTGACCACGTTCTCGCTCGCCAACGACGTGTCGAAGTACTTCGCGATCCTGCCGGCGCTGTTTGCCGCCGCCATTCCGCAGATGGCCGCGCTCAACGTGATGCACCTGTCGAGCCCGACCAACGCCGTGATGGCGGCGCTGGTCTTCAACGCAATCATCATCCCGGCGCTGATTCCGCTGGCGCTGGCCGGCGTGCGCTTCAAGCCCGCCAGCGCGGTC